One Bythopirellula goksoeyrii genomic window, TTGGAGTTACTCCGCCACCCCTGGCAATTTCGGGGTGTGCCCGGCGTCGGACTATCGATGCTGCCCAAGAAGGTTTCTACGGGCCCAATCCTTGCCGGAAGCACCACGATTAGCCAGTTGCCGCAGCTGCGGAGTTGGCCCCACGATGGGGGCGCGTTCATCACCTTGCCTCAGGTTTACACGGAACATGCGAATTCCCCCGGGCTCAAACACAGCAACCTGGGCATGTATCGCGTGCAACTCTCGGGGACGCATTATCAGCGAGATACAGAGATCGGCCTGCATTACCAGATTCATCGTTCGATTGGCGTGCACCATGCGGCGGCACTTGCAGCAGGAAAACCCTTCCGCGTGAATGTATTCGTCGGTGGCCCGCCGGCGATGACCGTGGCGGCCGTGATGCCACTGCCCGAGGGGATGAGTGAACTCGGTTTCGCCGGAGCCTTGGGGGGGAGGCGGGTACGGATGATTTGTCGACCAGGCGAATTGCCGATCCACGCGGATACCGATTTCTGTATCGTGGGAGAAATAATTCCAGATCGACTTGAACCAGAAGGTCCGTTCGGCGATCACTTAGGCTACTACAGCCTCGCCCATCCGTTTCCAGTGATGCGCGTCAAAGAAGTGTACCATCGTAACGGGGCTATTTGGCCATTTACCGTCGTGGGCCGCCCGCCCCAGGAAGATTCTTTCCTGGGGGAACTGATTCACGAAATCACCGGTCCGCTCATCCCAGAGGTCTTGCCAGGAGTGCGCGGAGTTCATGCCGTCGATGCCGCGGGGGTGCATCCGTTGCTGCTGGCCATCGGGAGCGAGCGTTACATGCCATTTCTCAAAGCGGGTCGCCCGCAAGAGATTCTCACCCAGGCGAGCGCGATTTTGGGACAGGGGCAATTGTCGTTGGCCAAGTTTCTCTTAATCGTGGCCGAGCAGGACGACCCGCAACTCGACATTCACAATATTGAGAGCTTCCTGCGACACCTGTTGCAGCGGGCCGACTGGTCGCGAGATTTGCATTTTCACACTCAGACTACGGTCGACACCCTCGACTACAGTGGCTCGGAGCTCAATGCGGGCTCGAAGGTGGTAATGGCTGCCGCCGGACCGCCGCGTTTTGAGCTAGCGACTCAGTTGCCGAGCGACTTGAGCCTTTCCGACGGATTCCGCGATCCGCGGCTAGTCATGCCTGGAGTGTTGGCAATAACCGGCCCCCCCTGCCCTGCTCCGTCGTTCGACTACGACGTCTCACGCGCCGCCCATCGGGAATCGCGCCAGGCAGTTGCCGCACCTATGGAGCAGTTCTGCGCCGAACTATCGCGAGCGAGTCTCGATCGAGTTCG contains:
- a CDS encoding UbiD family decarboxylase; the protein is MGYHSLQQCVEHLEQQGQLVRIEAPIRADLEAAAIQRRVVAAGGPALLFTKVVDCRFPMVANLFGTRERTWLMFRDGLDAIKQLVQLRSDPLELLRHPWQFRGVPGVGLSMLPKKVSTGPILAGSTTISQLPQLRSWPHDGGAFITLPQVYTEHANSPGLKHSNLGMYRVQLSGTHYQRDTEIGLHYQIHRSIGVHHAAALAAGKPFRVNVFVGGPPAMTVAAVMPLPEGMSELGFAGALGGRRVRMICRPGELPIHADTDFCIVGEIIPDRLEPEGPFGDHLGYYSLAHPFPVMRVKEVYHRNGAIWPFTVVGRPPQEDSFLGELIHEITGPLIPEVLPGVRGVHAVDAAGVHPLLLAIGSERYMPFLKAGRPQEILTQASAILGQGQLSLAKFLLIVAEQDDPQLDIHNIESFLRHLLQRADWSRDLHFHTQTTVDTLDYSGSELNAGSKVVMAAAGPPRFELATQLPSDLSLSDGFRDPRLVMPGVLAITGPPCPAPSFDYDVSRAAHRESRQAVAAPMEQFCAELSRASLDRVRWIVIVDDSQFAAESLRNFLWVTFTRTNPATDLYGVEDFVADKHWGCRGPLVFDARIKPHHAPVLEEPPEITSRIDSLAASGGPLHGIL